Proteins encoded within one genomic window of Aquarana catesbeiana isolate 2022-GZ linkage group LG03, ASM4218655v1, whole genome shotgun sequence:
- the LOC141134803 gene encoding olfactory receptor 6B1-like encodes MDKKNKTTITVIHLLGFHIPHAVTFLVFFVFFLIYCVTICANLLIISLVSYSKSLHSPMYFFLSQLSVSDILLASAVLPNMLHAFLEENIPTISFSNCVTQLYFFSVSECSECLLLTLMSYDRYLAICKPLHYTLLMSHQFCWITVITSWSLSFLVALFYNFVISTLQFCGPNIIDHFFCDFVPILKLSCSDTTIVQLELTSTTVVFGFIPVIIIIVSYVHIIVTIFKIPSITGRQKVFSTCSSHLIVVSMFYGTLLFVYLVPRRGQSLNITKFMSLLYTVLTPLMNPIIYSLRNKDLKQVVGRIANNCLKLLFHRY; translated from the coding sequence atggataaaaaaaataagaccacaATCACTGTGATTCATCTCTTAGGGTTTCATATTCCACacgctgtaacatttttggtattctttgtattttttctgatttattgtgTGACAATATGTGCAAACCTTCTGATCATCTCACTGGTGTCCTACAGCAAATCCCTCCATtctcccatgtacttcttcctTTCCCAGCTGTCTGTATCTGATATTTTATTAGCAAGTGCTGTTCTTCCTAATATGCTCCATGCTTTTTTGGAGGAAAATATTCCCACCATCTCATTTTCTAATTGTGTCACCCAGTTGTATTTCTTTTCTGTCTCAGAATGTTCAGAGTGTCTTTTACTGACATTGATGTCTTATGACAGATATTTGGCCATCTGTAAACCATTGCATTATACTCTGTTAATGAGTCATCAGTTTTGCTGGATAACTGTTATCACAAGTTGGAGTTTAAGTTTTCTCGTTGCATTATTTTATAATTTTGTGATATCGACATTACAGTTTTGTGGTCCCAATATTATTGATCATTTTTTCTGTGATTTTGTCCCAATTCTAAAACTGTCCTGCTCTGATACAACCATTGTTCAACTAGAATTAACATCAACAACTGTCGTTTTTGGTTTCATCCCAGTTATTATAATCATCGTGTCATATGTTCATATTATAGTCACCATTTTTAAAATCCCATCTATTACAGGAAGGCAGAAAGTTTTCTCAACGTGCAGCTCCCATCTGATTGTTGTTTCCATGTTTTATGGTACCTTACTATTTGTGTATTTGGTACCTAGAAGAGGACAGTCATTAAACATTACTAAATTTATGTCATTATTGTACACTGTACTTACCCCACTGATGAATCCAATTATATACAGCCTGAGGAATAAGGACTTAAAACAAGTTGTAGGTAGAATTGCCAACAATTGTTTGAAGTTGCTTTTCCATCGTTATTAA